CCGCCGGTACGGAAGACGCAGTGGTATCCAGGGCACATGGTTCACACACAACGGATCCCCGTGGTCGCCGGCGTGCTGCTCGCCGCGGGTGGCGGCCGTCGCCTCGGCGGGCGGCCGAAGGCCCTGCTGGAACACCGTGGCCGCCCCCTCGTCGAGCACGCGGTGCGCGCGCTGCGCAACGGCGGGTGCGGCCCCGTCCATGTCGTCCTGGGCGCGGCTGCCGAGGAGGTGCGCGATCTGGCGGACCTCTCCGCGTGCATGGTGACGGTGAATCCGTCGTGGGAGGAGGGCATGGGCTCCTCGCTCCGGGCGGGACTGGCCTCCCTCTCCGGTTCGGACGCGGACGCCGCACTCGTCCTCCTGGTCGACCAGCCGGGCATCGGTGCGGAGGCGGTGGCCCGGGTCCGCTCTGCGTATCGCTCCCGGGCGGATCTGGCCGCCGCCGCGTACGACGGGGAGCGCGGGCACCCCGTGCTGTTCGGGGCCGACCACTGGGAGGAGGTCTCGGCGGGCGCGGTCGGGGACCAGGGGGCACGGGCCTACCTGAGGGCGCATCGCGACGCGATCACGCTCGTCGAGTGCTCCGACGTGGCGCGGGCACACGACATCGACACGGCGGCGGACCTGAGACACCTGGAGTGAACGGAACGTATCGGCCCTGGCACGCCGCGCCACCGTGACGGCACGTCCCTCGACCCGGAGAATCTCGACATCAACAAACCATTGAACTTCCACCATGAGGAAACTAATATCCACTGATCAGAAGCTCATGGTTCCGCTTCCGGTCCTCGGCGGCACCCATGGCCGTATCTCGGAGCCCTGGCACCCCGTGCCGTCCCGGGCGACCCGGCGGCCGTGGATGCCTCCGTACCACCCGCTGAAGGAGTGACAGCTCATGTCCGCACCAGCGCCGTCCCCGCTGGCCATCGTCGATGCCGAGCCCCTGCCGAGGCAGGACGAGGTCCTGACCGATGCGGCCCTCGCGTTCGTGGCCGAGCTGCACCGGCGGTTCACACCCCGGCGCGACGAGCTGCTCGCCCGCCGTGGTGAGCGCCGCGCCGAGATCGCCCGTACCTCCACGCTGGACTTCCTGCCGGAGACGGAAGCGGTCCGCGTGGACGACACCTGGAAGGTCGCCCCGGCCCCGGCCGCGCTGGACGACCGCCGGGTGGAGATCACCGGTCCGACCGACCGCAAGATGACCGTCAACGCCCTGAACTCGGGCGCCAAGGTCTGGCTCGCCGACTTCGAGGACGCGTCCGCCCCCACGTGGGAGAACGTCGTCACCGGCCAGCTCAACCTGATCGACGCGTACACCCGGAACATCGACTTCACCGACCCGAGGTCGGGCAAGTCGTACGCCCTCAGGCCCGCCGAGGAGCTCGCGACCGTCGTCACGCGCCCGCGCGGCTGGCACCTGGACGAGCGCCACCTCCAGCTCGACGGCAGCCCGGTCCCCGGCGCGCTGGTCGACTTCGGCCTCTACTTCTTCCACAACGCCCAGCGGCTGATCGACCTCGGCAAGGGCCCGTACTTCTACCTCCCGAAGACGGAGTCGTACCTGGAGGCCCGCCTCTGGAACGACATCTTCGTCTTCGCCCAGGACTACGTCGGCATCCCGCAGGGCACGGTCCGCGCGACCGTCCTGATCGAGACGATCACCGCCGCGTACGAGATGGAGGAGATCCTCTACGAGCTCCGCGACCACGCCTCCGGACTGAACGCGGGCCGCTGGGACTACCTCTTCTCCATCGTGAAGAACTTCCGTGACGGCGGCTCGAAGTTCGTCCTGCCGGACCGCAACCTGGTCACGATGACCGCCCCGTTCATGCGGGCGTACACCGAACTCCTGGTCCGCACCTGCCACAAGCGCGGCGCGCACGCCATCGGCGGCATGGCGGCCTTCATCCCCTCGCGGCGCGACGCCGAGGTCAACAAGGTCGCCTTCGAGAAGGTCAAGGCCGACAAGGACCGCGAGGCCGGCGACGGCTTCGACGGCTCCTGGGTGGCCCACCCGGACCTGGTGCCGATCGCGCTGGCCTCGTTCGACGCGGTCCTCGGGGACAAGCCGAACCAGAAGGACCGCCTGCGCGAGGACGTCACGGTGGCGGCGGGTGACCTGATCGCCATCGACACCCTGGACGCCAAGCCCTCGTACGACGGTCTGCGCAACGCCGTCGCGGTCGGCATCCGCTACATCGAGGCGTGGCTGCGGGGCATGGGCGCGGTCGCCATCTTCAACCTGATGGAGGACGCGGCCACCGCCGAGATCTCGCGCTCGCAGATCTGGCAGTGGATCAACGCGGACGTGGTCTTCGAGAACGGCGAACACGCCACCGCGGACCTCGCCCGCAAGGTCGCGGCCGAGGAACTGACCTCGATCCGCGCGGAGATCGGCGACGAGGC
The DNA window shown above is from Streptomyces sp. Alt3 and carries:
- a CDS encoding nucleotidyltransferase family protein is translated as MVHTQRIPVVAGVLLAAGGGRRLGGRPKALLEHRGRPLVEHAVRALRNGGCGPVHVVLGAAAEEVRDLADLSACMVTVNPSWEEGMGSSLRAGLASLSGSDADAALVLLVDQPGIGAEAVARVRSAYRSRADLAAAAYDGERGHPVLFGADHWEEVSAGAVGDQGARAYLRAHRDAITLVECSDVARAHDIDTAADLRHLE
- the aceB gene encoding malate synthase A translates to MSAPAPSPLAIVDAEPLPRQDEVLTDAALAFVAELHRRFTPRRDELLARRGERRAEIARTSTLDFLPETEAVRVDDTWKVAPAPAALDDRRVEITGPTDRKMTVNALNSGAKVWLADFEDASAPTWENVVTGQLNLIDAYTRNIDFTDPRSGKSYALRPAEELATVVTRPRGWHLDERHLQLDGSPVPGALVDFGLYFFHNAQRLIDLGKGPYFYLPKTESYLEARLWNDIFVFAQDYVGIPQGTVRATVLIETITAAYEMEEILYELRDHASGLNAGRWDYLFSIVKNFRDGGSKFVLPDRNLVTMTAPFMRAYTELLVRTCHKRGAHAIGGMAAFIPSRRDAEVNKVAFEKVKADKDREAGDGFDGSWVAHPDLVPIALASFDAVLGDKPNQKDRLREDVTVAAGDLIAIDTLDAKPSYDGLRNAVAVGIRYIEAWLRGMGAVAIFNLMEDAATAEISRSQIWQWINADVVFENGEHATADLARKVAAEELTSIRAEIGDEAFESGKWQQAHDLLLQVSLDQDYADFLTLPAYEQLR